A window of the Egibacter rhizosphaerae genome harbors these coding sequences:
- the arc gene encoding proteasome ATPase — MADQDAEVAELREQVNYLQEEAALLRRRLEESPQRVRALEERVLETKAQLSNAVAQNQKLADTLREAREQIVTLKEQVEKLSAPPSSYGVFLGIADETDEGYILEVFAQGRKLRVNCSVDVPAKELQPGQEVVLNEALNVVLAAQYESVGEVMSLKERLDDDRLLVINHTDDEQVVRLAEPLQDLPLRAGDSLLVEPRSSYALERLPRPEVEELVLEEIPDIDYTDIGGLGDQIEAIQDAVELPFVHADLFREHHLTPPKGILLYGPPGCGKTMIAKAVASSLAGRVAEKEKRADARSYFLNIKGPELLNKYVGETERQIRLIFQRAREKVEEGHPVIVFFDEMDSIFRTRGSGVSSDVENTIVPQLLSEIDGVETLEDVIVIGASNREDMIDPAILRPGRLDVKIKIERPDELAAREIFKIYLHSGVPLHPDLVKEHGGEQEAIHAVVTETCRRMYAEADENRFLEVTYANGDKEILYFKDFNSGAMIENVVARAKKAAIKRYLDEGQRGIKAEDLYEAVRDEFKENEDLPNTTNPDDWARISGKKGERIVYVRTLIGDGEEPGKSIENINTGQYL; from the coding sequence ATGGCAGACCAGGACGCCGAGGTCGCGGAGCTTCGCGAGCAGGTCAACTATCTCCAGGAGGAGGCCGCGCTCCTGCGCCGGCGGCTGGAGGAATCCCCCCAGCGTGTCCGCGCGCTCGAGGAACGAGTGCTCGAGACCAAGGCGCAGCTGTCCAACGCGGTCGCCCAGAACCAGAAGCTCGCGGACACGCTACGAGAGGCACGCGAGCAGATCGTCACGCTGAAGGAGCAGGTCGAGAAGCTCTCGGCCCCGCCGTCGAGCTACGGCGTGTTCCTCGGCATCGCCGACGAGACCGACGAGGGCTACATCCTCGAGGTGTTCGCCCAGGGCCGGAAGCTTCGGGTCAACTGCTCCGTCGACGTGCCCGCCAAGGAGCTCCAGCCCGGGCAGGAGGTGGTGCTCAACGAGGCCCTCAACGTCGTCCTCGCCGCCCAGTACGAGTCGGTGGGCGAGGTCATGAGCCTCAAGGAGCGTCTCGACGACGATCGGCTGCTCGTCATCAACCACACCGACGACGAGCAGGTCGTGCGTCTCGCCGAGCCACTGCAAGACCTGCCGTTGCGCGCCGGTGACTCGCTGCTCGTGGAGCCCCGTTCCAGCTACGCGCTCGAGCGCCTGCCGCGGCCCGAGGTGGAGGAACTCGTCCTCGAGGAGATCCCCGACATCGACTACACGGACATCGGTGGACTCGGGGACCAGATCGAGGCGATCCAGGACGCGGTCGAGCTCCCGTTCGTGCACGCGGACCTGTTCCGCGAGCACCACCTCACCCCGCCCAAGGGGATCCTGCTCTACGGCCCCCCCGGCTGCGGGAAGACGATGATCGCGAAGGCCGTCGCCTCGAGCCTCGCCGGCCGCGTCGCCGAGAAGGAGAAGCGCGCGGACGCGCGGAGCTACTTCCTGAACATCAAGGGCCCGGAGCTGCTCAACAAGTACGTCGGCGAGACCGAGCGCCAGATCCGGCTCATCTTCCAGCGGGCGAGGGAGAAGGTCGAGGAGGGCCATCCGGTCATCGTGTTCTTCGACGAGATGGACTCGATCTTCCGCACCCGCGGGTCGGGCGTGTCGAGCGACGTCGAGAACACCATCGTGCCGCAGCTGCTCAGCGAGATCGACGGGGTCGAGACGCTCGAGGACGTCATCGTCATCGGCGCGTCGAACCGCGAGGACATGATCGACCCCGCCATCCTGCGGCCCGGACGCCTGGACGTGAAGATCAAGATCGAGCGCCCGGACGAGCTCGCCGCCCGCGAGATCTTCAAGATCTATCTGCACTCGGGGGTCCCGCTGCATCCGGACCTCGTGAAGGAGCACGGCGGCGAGCAGGAGGCGATCCACGCCGTCGTCACGGAGACGTGTCGCCGGATGTACGCCGAGGCGGACGAGAACCGGTTCCTCGAGGTCACCTACGCCAACGGGGACAAGGAGATCCTCTACTTCAAGGACTTCAACTCGGGGGCGATGATCGAGAACGTCGTCGCCCGGGCGAAGAAGGCCGCGATCAAGCGCTACCTCGACGAGGGGCAGCGCGGGATCAAGGCCGAGGACCTCTACGAGGCCGTCCGGGACGAGTTCAAGGAGAACGAGGACCTCCCGAACACCACCAACCCGGACGACTGGGCACGGATCAGCGGCAAGAAGGGCGAGCGCATCGTCTACGTGCGCACGCTGATCGGCGACGGCGAGGAACCCGGCAAGTCGATCGAGAACATCAACACCGGCCAGTACCTCTAG
- a CDS encoding tRNA (adenine-N1)-methyltransferase encodes MLDKTYGQLGLRVMRDAEDPPTTPAEGREPRHAGHPEPFGPGEVALLVDRKERRYLVTLATGGTFHYHGGAVAHDDLLGAAEGSRVRSAKGTTLLALRPTAGDWTLKAKRGAQVVYPKDQAMIVGLADIAPGCTVIEAGAGSGALTAALLRAVGPNGRVVSFELREDHATVAARSIADRFGTHPPNWTLEVADVVERLPGLSCDRLVLDLLEPDRIVPIAVEALHSGGILCAYTPSVPQVMRLREALDADRRWGLAQTVETLLRTWHVEGLAVRPDHRMVAHTAFLTTVRRLADE; translated from the coding sequence ATGCTTGACAAGACCTACGGCCAGCTAGGCTTGCGCGTCATGCGTGACGCCGAGGATCCCCCCACGACGCCGGCCGAGGGTCGCGAGCCACGGCACGCCGGGCATCCCGAGCCGTTCGGGCCCGGCGAGGTCGCCCTGCTCGTCGACCGCAAGGAACGGCGCTACCTCGTCACCCTCGCCACCGGCGGCACGTTCCACTACCACGGGGGCGCCGTCGCGCACGACGACTTGCTCGGCGCGGCCGAGGGCTCACGTGTGCGCAGCGCGAAGGGCACGACGCTCCTGGCGCTCCGACCCACCGCCGGCGACTGGACCCTCAAGGCGAAGCGCGGCGCCCAGGTCGTCTACCCCAAGGACCAGGCGATGATCGTCGGACTCGCGGACATCGCCCCGGGTTGCACGGTCATCGAGGCGGGCGCCGGGTCCGGCGCGCTCACCGCGGCGCTCCTGCGCGCCGTCGGGCCGAACGGTCGGGTGGTGTCGTTCGAGCTCCGTGAGGATCACGCGACCGTGGCCGCCCGCTCGATCGCGGACCGGTTCGGGACCCACCCGCCGAACTGGACGCTCGAGGTCGCCGACGTCGTCGAGCGGCTGCCCGGCCTGAGCTGCGACCGGCTCGTGCTCGACCTGCTCGAACCCGACAGGATCGTGCCGATCGCGGTCGAGGCACTGCACTCGGGGGGCATCCTGTGTGCCTACACCCCGTCGGTGCCGCAGGTGATGCGGCTGCGCGAGGCACTCGATGCCGACCGCCGCTGGGGATTGGCCCAGACCGTCGAGACGCTGCTGCGCACGTGGCACGTCGAGGGCCTCGCCGTCCGGCCCGACCACCGAATGGTCGCCCACACCGCCTTCCTCACGACGGTGCGTCGGCTCGCGGACGAGTAG
- a CDS encoding IS110 family transposase, translating to MMHMHGIRAQQLSARTVGVGLDRLVAVPVDVGKSAAMAMVVDFSGRRLAAPFEFALDRSGVAGFVARVERVLPAETALVRVGVEACGHYHRPLVASRVLPGHWQLVEHNPAWVSAQRRVNGTGRTKTDPIDLTAIADLLLAGRGYEVAVGDELLVELSAWAAHRRRRVQARSAVKNQLTGQLDRCFPGLGASLSSVLGTKVGRLVAAEFSDPDRLARLGVARFRAFAARRDVRVSVALAERLVAAARDALPTPDAAVARQVLAADLALLDGLDGQLAEVDARIDALVPATRYRVLTSGPGWGAVRAAGYAAGVGDPARWPSHRQVYRAAGLNPAQYESAGRRRDSGISREGSVPLRRAILDLGVGLWHQDPAARRYAAGLRERGKPGAIIATALARRANKIAFAMVRDQTLYDPACWASKE from the coding sequence ATGATGCACATGCATGGTATTCGAGCGCAGCAACTTTCGGCGCGGACGGTCGGCGTGGGGTTGGATCGGCTGGTGGCGGTGCCGGTGGATGTGGGCAAGTCGGCGGCGATGGCGATGGTGGTCGACTTCTCGGGTCGGCGGCTGGCCGCGCCGTTCGAGTTCGCTCTCGACCGGTCGGGGGTGGCGGGGTTCGTCGCTCGGGTCGAGCGGGTTCTGCCGGCGGAGACGGCGTTGGTGCGGGTGGGGGTGGAGGCGTGCGGGCACTACCACCGGCCGCTGGTCGCCTCGAGGGTGCTGCCCGGGCACTGGCAGCTGGTGGAGCACAACCCGGCGTGGGTGTCAGCCCAGCGGCGGGTCAACGGCACGGGTCGGACCAAGACCGACCCGATCGACTTGACCGCGATCGCGGATCTGCTGCTGGCCGGCCGCGGCTACGAGGTGGCCGTCGGTGATGAGCTGCTGGTCGAGCTGAGCGCGTGGGCGGCGCATCGCCGCCGGCGGGTGCAGGCCCGCTCGGCGGTCAAGAACCAGCTGACCGGTCAGCTGGACCGCTGCTTTCCCGGGCTGGGCGCGAGTCTGTCGAGCGTGCTGGGCACCAAGGTCGGCCGCCTTGTCGCGGCCGAGTTCTCAGACCCCGATCGGCTCGCCCGGCTCGGCGTGGCCCGCTTCCGGGCGTTCGCGGCGCGCCGCGACGTGCGCGTGAGCGTGGCGCTGGCCGAGCGCCTCGTGGCCGCGGCCCGCGACGCGCTGCCCACGCCCGACGCGGCGGTGGCCCGTCAGGTCCTGGCCGCCGATCTGGCGCTGCTCGACGGCCTGGACGGCCAACTCGCCGAGGTCGACGCGCGCATCGACGCGCTCGTGCCCGCCACCCGCTACCGCGTGCTGACGTCGGGGCCGGGCTGGGGGGCGGTCCGCGCGGCCGGCTACGCCGCCGGCGTCGGCGACCCGGCACGCTGGCCCTCGCACCGGCAGGTGTACCGCGCCGCCGGGCTGAACCCCGCCCAGTACGAGTCCGCCGGTCGCCGGCGTGACAGCGGCATCAGCCGGGAGGGATCGGTGCCGCTGCGCCGGGCGATCCTCGACCTCGGCGTAGGCCTGTGGCACCAAGATCCCGCCGCCCGCCGCTACGCCGCCGGGCTGCGCGAGCGCGGCAAGCCCGGCGCGATCATCGCCACCGCCCTGGCCCGCCGGGCGAACAAGATCGCCTTCGCGATGGTCCGCGACCAGACGCTGTACGACCCCGCCTGCTGGGCCAGCAAGGAGTAG
- a CDS encoding GTP-binding protein encodes MSNVSNGPTAPTAVKIVVAGGFGVGKTTFVGSISEIEPVRTEESMTSVGAGVDDASALPDKTATTVTMDFGRVHLASDLVLYLFGTPGQPRFAFLWDDLTAGAIGAVVLVDTRRLEDCFAAVDYFEQRDIPFTVAVNRFHGQAFHGLEEVREALAISEHRPMTYCDARDRESTKRVVSSLLESAIVRAESRQTVG; translated from the coding sequence ATGTCGAACGTCTCTAACGGCCCGACAGCCCCGACCGCGGTCAAGATCGTCGTCGCGGGCGGCTTCGGGGTGGGCAAGACCACGTTCGTGGGCTCGATCTCCGAGATCGAGCCGGTCCGCACCGAGGAGTCGATGACGAGCGTCGGAGCCGGCGTCGACGATGCCTCGGCACTCCCGGACAAGACCGCCACGACGGTGACCATGGACTTCGGGCGGGTCCACCTTGCCAGCGATCTCGTGCTCTACCTGTTCGGCACGCCCGGTCAGCCACGGTTCGCGTTCCTGTGGGACGACCTCACGGCGGGCGCCATCGGCGCGGTGGTTCTCGTCGACACCCGTCGTCTCGAGGACTGCTTCGCCGCCGTCGACTACTTCGAGCAGCGCGACATCCCCTTCACCGTGGCGGTCAACCGGTTCCACGGCCAGGCGTTCCACGGGCTCGAGGAGGTCCGCGAGGCGCTCGCGATCTCGGAGCATCGACCGATGACCTACTGCGACGCGCGTGACCGCGAATCGACCAAGCGGGTGGTGTCCTCGCTCCTGGAGTCGGCCATCGTCCGTGCCGAGTCCCGCCAGACCGTCGGGTAG
- a CDS encoding DUF742 domain-containing protein: protein MNGEPERPDGAEQEPRLARPYMFVGGRTRARGPELRLETPLRPTLKSPAGAESPSARRVLDACLGGAGSVAELAGALGMPIGVVRVLASDLVADGVLEAAATPSTGEGPMDDVHLLRRVLADVERL from the coding sequence ATGAACGGCGAGCCGGAACGTCCGGACGGCGCGGAGCAGGAGCCTCGCCTCGCGCGCCCGTACATGTTCGTTGGCGGCCGCACCCGGGCGCGGGGTCCCGAATTGCGCTTGGAGACGCCGCTGCGGCCCACGCTGAAGTCGCCGGCCGGCGCCGAGAGCCCCTCGGCCCGCCGGGTTCTCGACGCGTGCCTCGGCGGCGCCGGATCGGTCGCGGAGCTCGCGGGCGCACTCGGCATGCCCATAGGGGTCGTGCGAGTGCTCGCGAGCGACCTCGTCGCGGACGGCGTCCTCGAGGCCGCCGCCACCCCGTCCACGGGCGAGGGCCCGATGGACGACGTGCACCTGCTGCGGAGGGTTCTCGCCGATGTCGAACGTCTCTAA
- a CDS encoding roadblock/LC7 domain-containing protein, which yields MTGGTHATQGGNGLDLDWIVANFAERVPEVIEAIVVSADGLLIARSPGLDRDTADQFSAIASGMLSLGRGAARTFDGGTLNDIIVQLDKGYLFVTRVSDASGLAVVASRQADAGLVAHEMGLVAERLGGVLTPALIAQLRSGIGVGSRGHEPSEPAPGGAAG from the coding sequence ATGACCGGCGGGACCCACGCGACGCAGGGTGGGAACGGGCTCGACCTGGACTGGATCGTCGCCAACTTCGCGGAACGCGTCCCTGAAGTCATCGAGGCGATCGTGGTGAGCGCCGACGGCCTGCTCATCGCGCGCTCCCCGGGGTTGGATCGCGACACCGCGGACCAGTTCTCCGCGATCGCCTCGGGCATGCTGAGTCTCGGGCGCGGCGCGGCCCGCACCTTCGACGGCGGGACCCTGAACGACATCATCGTTCAGCTCGACAAGGGCTACCTGTTCGTCACGCGGGTCAGTGACGCGTCGGGCCTCGCGGTCGTCGCGAGCCGGCAAGCGGACGCCGGCCTCGTCGCCCACGAGATGGGCCTCGTCGCCGAACGGCTGGGCGGCGTGCTGACGCCGGCGCTCATCGCGCAGCTGCGCAGCGGCATCGGCGTCGGTTCCCGGGGGCACGAGCCCAGCGAACCCGCCCCCGGGGGAGCAGCGGGCTGA
- a CDS encoding nitrate- and nitrite sensing domain-containing protein, which translates to MIQNLRMRWKLVALLVAPLVGLLVFAGLHVFERWQAVEQSETAAELAATAQGVDDVLAALQLERRASGAAAAVDVTAGAYVALEDARTETDEAFERVRDADTTDAAVLDRLEGNAGELEETREAVTRSPMSRAEGEQAYQEMVDGVLATQRFVGSELAGEGLDRVDASLARDLQGLVALSVASESVSRELLSLEAVARDGDDASLVGYAAHAGTARTAEEDALASLGPSVRNELEELFDTRAGARSDSLRDRVLLGGRLDPDVVDPGAAEDFETRADALRTATSRTAESALDAATEHAENATQEGVTAAGAALGVVGIALLLSISITRQMERPISQLVEAAEDVADRRLPELVAALHTGRPVAPEATTPIEGGEAKDEIGRLAQAFERVRTVAADTATDLAETARRGVSELFVNLARRNQSLVDRQISVLDRLERHEEDPEALERLFTIDHLATRMRRNAESLLVMAGSETPRRWTKALPLEEVLQAAAGEVEDYRRVQVRTTAEVEIHGRAAADLAHLLAELVENATTYSDPSSEVEVVAHLAAVDDAEHAGVRVEIRDRGVGMSPEELRRANARLHDPPTAGFGVGRSLGFVVAGLLAQRHDIRVQVDGGEDGTTAAVVVPPPLLAVDEPVPELPAALPGPAPPEPDRGPLGSMQVRGGALLPGMALDPTPYPAAPEPQVNEPREPETPIQPFAAGQHPTARQPDAVSRAEDAEHRHATASRPEDAEHPHATASRPEDTNHAEAAETHSGLPRRHPNSDSSAGATDLASPPAADTPPPDPDPWAEPADEEAAMPNAPGRRAATAEESVDTGPRRPFWRRVLGRRPKPAPAPQMGTGWSIPASGAARPTLSAAVPDAPPHPESSVSEPIAHPDIGGPAPFAQAPGAPLPSVTREAPEHTSAPDRGPRAPSADGGDQPVGDDHDAAAGADDGPPTEPPAQPAAAPMPPAQPAAAPMPPTQPTDPRAGVASSPPGGELPRRQPGRAAPAPEGGRRGGLLSDADIEEDDPRDVLSRYISSIRRAREEGEAGAQGELEDGGGDRP; encoded by the coding sequence ATGATCCAGAACCTGCGGATGCGCTGGAAGCTCGTGGCGCTCCTCGTCGCGCCCCTCGTGGGCCTGCTCGTCTTCGCGGGCCTGCACGTGTTCGAGCGCTGGCAAGCGGTCGAGCAATCCGAGACCGCCGCGGAGCTCGCCGCAACCGCGCAAGGCGTCGACGACGTGCTGGCCGCCCTGCAGCTGGAGCGTCGCGCCAGCGGCGCGGCTGCGGCTGTCGATGTGACCGCGGGCGCGTACGTCGCCCTGGAGGACGCCCGCACCGAGACCGACGAGGCCTTCGAGCGCGTCCGGGACGCGGACACGACCGATGCGGCGGTGCTGGACCGCCTCGAGGGCAATGCTGGCGAGCTCGAGGAGACCCGCGAGGCGGTGACGCGTTCTCCCATGAGCCGGGCCGAGGGCGAGCAGGCCTACCAGGAGATGGTCGACGGCGTGCTCGCGACCCAGCGCTTCGTCGGTTCCGAGCTCGCCGGGGAGGGCCTGGATCGCGTGGACGCCAGCCTCGCGCGGGACCTGCAGGGGCTGGTGGCCCTGTCGGTCGCCAGCGAGTCCGTCTCCCGCGAGCTGCTGTCCCTGGAGGCCGTCGCCCGCGACGGCGACGACGCCAGCCTCGTGGGCTACGCGGCGCACGCGGGCACGGCGCGCACCGCCGAAGAGGATGCCCTCGCCTCGCTCGGGCCGTCCGTGCGCAACGAGCTGGAAGAGCTGTTCGACACGCGCGCGGGCGCGCGCAGCGACTCGTTGCGCGACCGCGTGCTCCTCGGCGGGCGCCTCGACCCCGACGTGGTCGACCCCGGCGCCGCCGAGGACTTCGAGACCCGGGCCGACGCGCTGCGAACCGCGACGTCGAGGACCGCCGAGTCGGCGCTCGACGCCGCCACGGAGCACGCGGAGAACGCGACCCAGGAGGGCGTGACCGCAGCGGGCGCCGCCCTCGGGGTCGTGGGCATCGCGTTGCTGCTCTCCATCAGCATCACGCGACAGATGGAGCGCCCCATCTCCCAGCTCGTCGAGGCCGCGGAGGACGTCGCGGACCGGCGGCTGCCCGAACTCGTCGCCGCGCTGCACACCGGCCGCCCGGTCGCCCCCGAGGCAACGACGCCGATCGAAGGCGGCGAGGCGAAGGACGAGATCGGCCGACTCGCTCAGGCATTCGAACGGGTCCGCACCGTGGCCGCCGACACGGCCACCGACCTCGCCGAGACCGCCCGTCGAGGCGTGAGCGAACTGTTCGTCAACCTCGCCCGCCGTAACCAGTCGCTGGTCGACCGGCAGATCAGCGTCCTCGACCGCCTCGAACGCCACGAGGAGGACCCCGAAGCGCTGGAGCGGCTGTTCACCATCGACCATCTCGCGACCCGCATGCGGCGCAACGCGGAGAGCCTGCTCGTCATGGCGGGCTCGGAGACCCCCCGGCGATGGACGAAGGCGCTGCCCCTGGAGGAGGTGCTGCAAGCGGCCGCGGGCGAGGTCGAGGACTACCGCCGCGTACAGGTGCGCACCACCGCCGAGGTCGAGATCCACGGGCGTGCCGCCGCCGACCTCGCTCACCTCCTCGCGGAGCTGGTCGAGAACGCGACGACCTACTCGGACCCCTCCAGCGAGGTCGAGGTCGTCGCGCACCTCGCAGCGGTCGACGACGCGGAGCACGCGGGAGTCCGCGTCGAGATCCGCGACCGAGGCGTGGGAATGAGCCCGGAGGAGCTGCGGCGAGCTAACGCGCGACTGCACGATCCGCCCACGGCGGGTTTCGGGGTCGGCCGCTCCCTCGGCTTCGTCGTCGCGGGGTTGCTCGCTCAGCGCCACGACATCCGTGTGCAGGTAGACGGGGGAGAGGATGGCACGACCGCGGCCGTCGTCGTCCCGCCCCCGCTCCTCGCGGTCGACGAGCCGGTGCCGGAGCTGCCGGCGGCTCTCCCCGGGCCCGCGCCACCGGAGCCGGACCGCGGCCCTCTCGGCTCCATGCAGGTACGCGGCGGCGCGTTGCTGCCAGGTATGGCGCTGGACCCCACACCGTATCCGGCCGCTCCCGAGCCCCAGGTGAACGAGCCGCGAGAGCCGGAGACGCCGATCCAGCCGTTCGCCGCTGGACAGCACCCCACGGCGAGGCAGCCCGACGCGGTCAGCCGAGCGGAGGACGCTGAGCACCGCCACGCGACCGCGAGCCGACCGGAGGACGCTGAGCACCCCCACGCGACCGCGAGCCGACCGGAGGACACGAACCACGCGGAGGCGGCCGAGACGCACAGCGGTCTGCCCCGCCGTCACCCGAACAGCGACTCCTCGGCCGGTGCGACGGACCTCGCGTCCCCGCCGGCCGCAGATACGCCCCCACCCGATCCCGACCCGTGGGCGGAACCAGCCGACGAGGAGGCGGCCATGCCCAACGCTCCCGGCCGCCGTGCCGCGACCGCCGAGGAATCCGTGGACACCGGGCCGCGGCGCCCGTTCTGGAGGCGGGTGTTGGGCCGGCGCCCCAAGCCGGCGCCCGCCCCTCAGATGGGGACCGGCTGGTCGATCCCGGCTTCGGGGGCAGCCCGACCCACGCTGTCGGCGGCCGTCCCCGATGCCCCGCCTCACCCGGAGAGCAGCGTGTCCGAGCCGATCGCCCACCCGGACATCGGAGGGCCGGCGCCCTTCGCTCAGGCCCCCGGCGCACCGCTGCCGTCCGTCACCCGGGAGGCACCGGAGCACACGTCTGCTCCGGACCGCGGCCCCCGGGCACCGAGTGCCGATGGTGGCGACCAGCCCGTCGGGGACGACCATGACGCCGCTGCGGGTGCGGACGACGGCCCACCCACCGAACCCCCCGCGCAGCCGGCCGCCGCACCGATGCCCCCCGCGCAACCGGCCGCCGCACCGATGCCCCCCACCCAGCCGACCGACCCCCGCGCCGGGGTGGCGAGCTCGCCACCGGGGGGTGAGCTGCCGCGGCGTCAACCAGGACGGGCAGCACCCGCACCCGAGGGCGGGCGGCGGGGAGGCCTTCTCTCGGACGCCGACATCGAGGAAGACGATCCGCGCGACGTGCTCTCCCGCTACATCAGCAGCATCCGCCGCGCCCGCGAGGAAGGCGAGGCCGGCGCACAGGGAGAGCTGGAGGATGGGGGAGGTGACCGGCCGTGA
- a CDS encoding ATP-binding protein: MIVRRRNPDATHEVAGPATVADVLAQLGINPETVLVIRDGELMTRDRELPDDAEIEVRSVISGGAGPRAPQCQVCGRAVVIEIPRHRAAFCAEHLVDHIRGQVRHAIDRHGMLSYDDRVLVAVSGGKDSLALWDVLLDMGYHDGLYLGLGIGDYSQRSEQVVSDFAERRGVTLHAIDLATEFGYSIPDATGVKDRSACGVCGLSKRYVFNKVALDHGYDVMATGHNLDDEAAQLLGNVLRWQTPFMARQSPALAASGGLAKKVKPLYRVGEREMAAYCIVRGLDYIVEECPLVGGNTVHHYKDALNELERHFPGTKAQFLYGFLDKVRDQHFASEADEGNDDGVVACGECGMPTAPPKGKAAHNGDSVRCAFCRTQQRVLSVVSTVR, translated from the coding sequence ATGATCGTTCGGCGCCGGAACCCCGACGCGACGCACGAGGTCGCGGGCCCCGCGACGGTCGCGGACGTGCTCGCACAGCTCGGGATCAACCCCGAGACCGTGCTCGTGATCCGGGACGGCGAGCTGATGACGCGGGACCGCGAGCTGCCCGACGACGCCGAGATCGAGGTCCGCTCCGTGATCTCCGGGGGCGCCGGTCCCCGCGCGCCACAGTGCCAGGTCTGCGGCAGGGCGGTCGTGATCGAGATCCCGCGTCACCGCGCGGCCTTCTGCGCCGAGCACCTCGTGGACCACATCCGGGGTCAGGTCCGCCACGCGATCGACCGACACGGGATGCTCTCCTACGACGATCGCGTCCTCGTCGCGGTGTCCGGCGGCAAGGACTCGCTCGCGCTCTGGGACGTCCTGCTCGACATGGGCTACCACGACGGCCTCTACCTCGGCCTCGGCATCGGGGACTACTCCCAGCGCAGCGAGCAGGTCGTGAGCGACTTCGCCGAACGGCGCGGCGTCACCCTCCACGCGATCGACCTCGCGACGGAGTTCGGCTACAGCATCCCCGACGCCACCGGGGTCAAGGACCGGTCGGCGTGCGGCGTCTGTGGCCTGTCCAAGCGCTACGTGTTCAACAAGGTCGCGCTGGACCACGGCTATGACGTGATGGCCACCGGTCACAACCTCGACGACGAGGCCGCGCAGCTCCTGGGCAACGTCCTGCGCTGGCAGACGCCCTTCATGGCCCGCCAGTCGCCCGCCCTGGCGGCCTCCGGGGGGCTCGCGAAGAAGGTCAAGCCGCTCTACCGCGTCGGTGAGCGCGAGATGGCCGCGTACTGCATCGTCCGGGGCCTCGACTACATCGTCGAGGAGTGCCCCCTCGTGGGCGGCAACACGGTGCATCACTACAAAGACGCGCTGAACGAGCTCGAGCGACACTTCCCGGGTACGAAGGCGCAGTTCCTCTACGGCTTCCTCGACAAGGTCCGCGACCAGCACTTCGCGTCCGAGGCGGACGAGGGCAACGACGACGGTGTGGTCGCCTGCGGCGAGTGCGGGATGCCGACCGCGCCCCCCAAGGGCAAGGCGGCACACAACGGCGACTCCGTGCGCTGCGCCTTCTGCCGAACCCAGCAGCGCGTCCTCAGCGTGGTCAGCACCGTGCGCTAA
- a CDS encoding DUF456 domain-containing protein: MEQLATIAVAIAMALGLAMTVVPVIPGLLIVWLGAAAYGLTVGFGTTGGWLFAAITLCALAGFAASFLLPARGGIAAGAPSGLLLASGLGAVVGAIVLPVLGLPLGGLAGAWLRARLATGQAQEATRVVIGMLRGMGLAALAELAAGSVMVALWIGWVLVG; this comes from the coding sequence GTGGAGCAGCTCGCCACCATCGCCGTCGCGATCGCGATGGCGCTCGGTCTCGCGATGACCGTGGTGCCCGTCATCCCGGGCCTGCTGATCGTCTGGCTCGGTGCCGCCGCGTACGGGCTCACCGTCGGGTTCGGCACGACGGGCGGATGGCTGTTCGCCGCGATCACGCTCTGCGCCCTCGCCGGATTCGCGGCCTCGTTCCTTCTGCCCGCCCGAGGGGGCATCGCGGCCGGGGCGCCATCCGGGCTGTTGCTGGCCTCCGGCCTCGGCGCGGTGGTGGGCGCGATCGTGTTGCCCGTGCTCGGTCTCCCCCTCGGCGGGCTGGCCGGCGCGTGGCTGCGGGCCCGGCTCGCTACCGGCCAGGCGCAGGAGGCCACGCGGGTCGTGATCGGGATGCTGCGCGGCATGGGTCTCGCTGCACTCGCCGAGCTCGCCGCGGGCAGTGTGATGGTCGCCCTGTGGATCGGATGGGTGCTCGTCGGTTGA
- a CDS encoding DUF1802 family protein, with amino-acid sequence MTSIATTTLALKEWAAVARALLDGRQTLLLRKGGIHEKRFEAAAADDEGGFLIFPTVAHSHAERVRTEHRDVLDRGAEDVDGDASVLVRCGVRLVDAVPVQRPERLPEVADLHVWTDESVRTDRLEFRPKHPLHALVVRAFALPEPVRLEKTAEHRGCRSWLQLPLHWDGRSGTPVHEPGRLVQNAARVRDTLG; translated from the coding sequence ATGACCTCGATTGCCACCACCACCCTCGCGCTCAAGGAGTGGGCGGCGGTCGCCCGTGCGCTGCTCGACGGACGGCAGACGCTGCTCCTCCGCAAGGGCGGGATCCACGAGAAGCGCTTTGAGGCCGCGGCCGCTGACGACGAGGGGGGCTTCCTGATCTTCCCCACGGTCGCCCACAGCCACGCGGAGCGTGTCCGAACCGAGCACCGCGACGTCCTCGATCGGGGCGCGGAGGACGTCGACGGCGACGCGTCGGTGCTGGTGCGGTGCGGAGTTCGGCTGGTCGACGCCGTGCCCGTGCAACGGCCCGAACGCCTGCCGGAGGTCGCCGACCTGCACGTGTGGACGGACGAGAGCGTGCGCACCGACCGGTTGGAGTTCCGCCCGAAGCATCCCCTGCATGCCCTCGTGGTCCGCGCGTTCGCGCTACCCGAGCCCGTGCGGCTGGAGAAGACCGCCGAGCACCGCGGGTGTCGGTCCTGGCTGCAGCTGCCGCTGCACTGGGACGGGCGCTCGGGTACCCCGGTCCACGAGCCCGGCCGGCTCGTACAGAATGCGGCCCGCGTCCGGGACACGCTGGGCTAG